The nucleotide sequence AGACCATTCTTGACCGTAGCTTCCGAACTGAAGGGTTCACTACAAAACAGCTATTCATGACGCTTGTGATTCAACAGTTTGGCGATGTATCTCCAACAATTAATGATCTAGCCAGTGTGATGGGGACTTCCCACCAGAATGTGAAACAGATAGCTTTGAAACTCGAAAAAAGAGGCTTCGTGAGAATCGAGAGAGATAAGGAAGATCGTCGATCAATAAGAGTCATATTGACTGAAACTAGCGAGAGTTTCTGGAAGGAACGAGTTGAAGAGGGCAAAGGTTTTTTAACGGAACTCTTTGATTATTGCAGAGAAGAAGAGATAGAAGGTTTGTACAGAGGTCTCAAAAGACTATCAGAGAAGATTCGGGTTC is from Mesotoga infera and encodes:
- a CDS encoding MarR family transcriptional regulator, yielding MNLLEKERYIFGSIFFLSNKLQTILDRSFRTEGFTTKQLFMTLVIQQFGDVSPTINDLASVMGTSHQNVKQIALKLEKRGFVRIERDKEDRRSIRVILTETSESFWKERVEEGKGFLTELFDYCREEEIEGLYRGLKRLSEKIRVLDKSKKEVDK